From the Hevea brasiliensis isolate MT/VB/25A 57/8 chromosome 13, ASM3005281v1, whole genome shotgun sequence genome, the window GATTTAATGTTTCTTTATGCCATTattaaaagagaaaagaaatatgaCATTGAGACTTGAAAGTTAGGTGTGAGGGAGGGGATAGAGAGAGACATACAATGTTGTCAAAGACTGCAAGGTAGAAATCCAAGGTGGAAAATTAGATGCATCAAAACTATTATTGCTCATGTCCCTGCAGACAACTTTCAAGTTAAAAGATGCACATAGACAACAATATAGTTATTTTCCTACTACTATTACTGATTATATTAATAGACTGCACAAAATCTTACAAGTAACTGAGAATATTCATTCCAGTAAGGTTGGGAAGAGGTCCACTCAATTTATTGTTGGACAAAAACCTGATATTGATCACCAAGAGGCACAACAGAGTGAAAATCCACATATAAACTACTAATGATGAGGGTAAAACCATTATAACAGCTTTATCCTGAATGCCTCTCTTCCATATACTTACAAATCACTGACATTGGTAAGTTTGTTGAGGTTTGAAGGGACAGGTCCAGTCAATGAATTCCTGTCAAGGCGCCTGCAACCAAGATAAGACATTCAAGAAAAAATTCACCAGCAGGAACATCAACATGAAGTCATTCAAGTTTGTCGTATAGATACTCACACAACCTCCAAAGTCTGCACAAGGCCAAGGGTAGAAGGAATACTGCCAGTGAGCTTGTTGCTGTCAAAAAGCCTGCAGAATAAAAGCATCTGTCAAAAATCAATGCTTGAATTGGCAGGTGTGCATATGATTAAGGTGATATTCAATTGAGAAGATCCACTAAGAAAAATGAGTAAATTAATAGTTTCATCTGTGATTATTatttctttgcaatttaattcTAAAATAGTCcatcaaattattttttatcggAGAATAAGATTCTTCAAAACACACAACTTAGTTTccctttccttttttatttttattgtaaaatttaCAATACAGCAGAAAACTAAACAAATTATGCGGCGATGATACATCATGATAAAGTCAACAAAGGCAACACCCATAAAAAAGATGCGATTTAACAGAGAAAAATTATGCAACTTGGAAATGATGGTTAAAAACATATTTACTACTGTCACAGCCAATGAAACTTACACATGTTTGAGACGCATGTCCGAACTGAAAAGTTCAGGTGGGATTCTGCCTGAAAGCTGATTCTTTCCAAGATGACTGTTAATAGTTTTTACACTTTAATTAATGGAAAATGATTCAAtggttttaaaaataaaaataaaaaaaataaaaaaaaaagctccAGCTTGCTGTATAGTGCAAAAAGATTTTACGTACAAGTGTTTTGTTTTAATTAGCATATCAAGACCAGGTGTAGTCCCTGTGGAGATGGGGATGGGCCCTTCAAGCTTATTGTCAGTTAGATCCAGCCAAAAAAGTTGAGATAGATTGCCAATTGAAGGTGGAATTTGACCACTGAATTTATTAGAATTTAGAGATCTGCAAACAATGATTTTCGGGAAATGTTGGTCCGGATATTAACAACACTTCAAAATAAGTGGAAAATAACAAAGAATAAAGCCTAATATTGAACAAAACTATTAGAATTAGTCTAAATGCTGATATGgggaactaaaattgaccacccAACCAGCATCTCGTTTGCCATTCACAAGAAATAGTATGTTGATTTTCATACTTCAATAAAGCAAAGAAAGCTTGCAAGTTGAAAATCCTTACAAAAAAACCAGCTGCTGCAGTGATCCTATTGAATCGGGGATAGGACCAAAGAAACCACAACCAACCATAATTCTAGAATACAAGTAAAAATCATTTCGTTAATTAGAGAATTTTGACAAAAAGGAAAATTGGATGTCAATTAATACTTTGGTGAAACATTGTGTGTTCTTACAAGTTTTCTAGCTTCTTCAGACTCCCAATTGATGTTGGCAGAGGTCCTCCCAAATCCTTGTTGTATGATAGATCTCTGTATGAAGATGCCAATAATCAGAAATGATAATAAGAATCCTTGCTCTCGAAAACAATCTATATTCTATCATTTTCTTGGTGAAAACAATCCCCTGTTCTGGATAGTGTACAAGAAGCAATCTTAATCTTAAAGCTACAAAGAGCCCTATGGATGATGCATCTGCTTAATAAGTGCCTCACGCATTGAGCATGATCCTAGAGAAATGTAGGCTTGCATGCTACAATCtaaatagaataataataatactactactactaataataataatagctgaCGATGGCTCAAACATATTTAGTTATGAGACAGATCCTAAGCATCAAAGAGGAGATAAATTGCAGGCCAAGGACCTACATAGTTTGAAGTTCTTGTAAGTCTGAGATATATCCAGACAGCTGTCCTTTCAATCCCATACTTGACAATTGTCTGCAATTAAGAATAGTCAGGTTAATCTCAAAATCGGGAGAAGAAAGAATTTGCCAGCCTCAATTAGCATTAAAAGATGAAGTATTGCCAATTAATTACATGGAATTCACACGTGAATTGATGCACTTTATGCCGTCCCATTGGTCTCCACAAGGGTCTTGACCTTCCCAGCTAGGTGGTGTGTTTTCCCACATACCCTTAAGAGCCTTCACTGCAGCAACTGCATCAGGGATCGAAGAAATCATTTACATGATTCAAGTTATCAGTATTTGTATTGCCTATTTGTACGAAACATATTGTAGGATCTATAAAAACCAAGATATGAAACTGCTCCTGATTTTCTCTTAATCCATGGAAGAATTTTCAGGGCATCATTAAACCATGTAAGAAAAGAAAAACCTGCTATGAGTGTTTTGATGAAGTACTCCTAGACCCATGCTTACTCTATGATTTGAGAAAGTTAGCACTTCAGACAAAAAAAAGGGCCATATTCTAACTCAAAAACTCCTCTTCCCAAAGACATAACTAACTCTGATACCAATCCTGGATCTGGAAATTGCAAAGTTGCACAAACCCACAAATGCAAGATAAACATCCATCTACTTAAAAGCAGCTATCTAACATCTCCATTTTGAAGTTAATCTATGGTTAGTTAAGAAGGCCTTAAGTTGCCAGTGAACATGAGATATTTTCATCCAAAGAAAAAGTTACAGAACATGCaccaattgaaagagttaaagttgTCATTGGCATATCAACAAATTCCTAATGAACAAAACAAGAAAAGGAGAATACTAATCGTACTGAACTTACCATCATCAATGTCAGTCCGTGCTGCTATGCTACAAATTTGGAGGGAAGCAACCAACAGAAAAACCAGAATTTTTGGATTCATCTCCGAATAACACCTCATAAACTCTTTGTTTTCACTCTCAAATTTTGCTTAACTGAAAACCCGTTGCCGCTGGCAGGGCTAATTATTAGATTCATCCATAGTACTAAAAAACTAGTACTTTCTTCTCATTCCTATAATATAGAGAGTAGATCCCATCTGATTGTGAGAAATGATGCATGTACACTGAGTATACCTAATAATTTTAGACCACGTCAATGAGCATAAGTCAaatatcaaattttttttaaaatgacaaaaataaaagaaaattattaaaatatcgaGTATTTTTAtatcttaataaaattattaaaatttaaaaaataaaaaattatttaaaaaaataaatgagtaaaatatcttctatttttaaaaaaatccgtACCAACTGTTAAAAAAAAGTCAAAAAATTTTTAGCTTTTGATTCTTTCAAACGGTTTCCGCGAGTTGCCATTTTTGTTAGTTTCTTGATTTGTGCTTttcacttttaattttttttttctttcttttaagaCAGGATGGGAccctaaattaataaaaatatttaaaattgattaaaatattgttaaaaaatatatttaaaaattatattattatttttaaatttttataattaacatatatcaaattaaaatttaaaaatttttaataaatcattttagataatttttttaatagcaattcaaataataatattaaacaaaattgatgataaaattttaattttaattttgaataatttAAGCTTGTTTGATAAAAATGAAACTAAATTTTGAAATAATATAAACAATTTGTCATAAATAAATGATTTTGATAGATCTCTAAAAATATGGAAAGCATTATATAGATGGAGACATCATTTAAACTTAGGGGAGGCGGGTGAGTATTTgaactaaatatttttttattaatttaactgagtttttttaatttttaatttaattaattaataaaaataataatcttttaaatttttataatatgaaaattttattgaaataatacaaatttaatcttttaaatttttattaaaatatttaaaaattaaatataaaaatctattaaaaatttaatcatgtttaatatatttttaattaaaaattaaaatttagaaaagtgATGATCCTGCTAACCCGCACCGCTCTATCACAACGATTTTATTATAACCTTTGATTATGGTGAGATTTATGTGAAATACACTATaagtaattattataataaaactgTTAcacataaatttaataatatttatataaataaattatcatcAAGTTGTTTGGAGTCACCATGCTGACTTACAAATAcatgtactttaaatttttaattttaatatttacattattaatatttttatatttataattagtattaaccaattataataaaaaaatataaatttagtgtTAAACAAATTGTTAAAAGgcatatataaaatgaattaagaaTATATAGAATGTCAAAATAACatcttaaataattaaaaaaaaaattatacaactaaaaagaaaaaataaatcaaGAAAATATACTTtcacttaaaaaattaaaattaatgaaataatattTATGTCTGTAATAATATGAGATTATTTAAATAATGTTacgtaaattatatattaattatatgaaaataaatttaatataaaagatATTTAAAGAGATAATGTATCATAATAATGTATAATTCTCTCTAAAAGTCAAAGCATATTTAAATTGGTAGagataacataaaatttatatttattattatttaatcaatatgaaataaattataataattaatatgtaaataatatatatatatatatattaactataATGCATGAATGtaaatgttttaaatttattgttactccatattttatttgtattactttttatctcttaaatttttaatgaaaatttcatgttaaaaataataaaaatataccaacataatagaaaattaattaaagatATATAATAATTTGAGATTAGTTAAATCATACGATCATTTTCACTACTTTAAATTTCAAGATTTTTATATTctcataatatattaaataaatataatatattcaaacattttttatttggttattctaaaaaataatattaatgaaCTGAAAGCAATGCTGAGGGCTTACAGCTCCTTGAACCCCACAAGTAACGTTCATGCTGAATTTCGCATAATCAATGTCATTTTATGGGAAGATTATAGTAGCTCTCAGTGCAGATAAAAATAATGTTTCAAATGGCAGAAGTTAATGTTGGCTAGAGGGGACCATCCCCTTTCATTTTTTCATAAGCTTTCACAGTCTTAAAGCAAGCTTAGCGTTAGCTCAACTCGAATATTATAGATGAGTTTGAATAAGTCTACCttgattttaatatatttaatatgtgTTAAATtcgaattataatattaaatctcAAAAAGACTTGACGAAAACCATAAGACAAAGTTGGAATTTGGAATTCTATTACAACAGGtatgtaaatttaaaatatataaataatcacacaattacattatatatggaagagaagaataataATATAAGATTTATGTGATTCGACCGTAAGGTCTACATTCATGGACAAGATTAGAGAAAAAGTTCTGATACAATCACTcaaaactctcaaaccctaatttcagtaTGTTTTCTAAATATCTAACAAATCTGATGCTAAAGGtagaaattataatatttatactaatcTATATTAGTCTGTGCCCTTCGTTATCACTACAAATCTCACTTTCTATTCCAATCAAATCACAATATGAAACTTTCAGATTAGATCATAATTTAGATTCataaaaatatattcaaaattcatgtcacataaaataataaattccaAATATAGTAACTTTCTATGATTtccatttaatttctttttattcttttatACTCCAAAAAAGTTGTCAATCACCAATTtagtccttttctttttcttatggATGTTAAAAGATTTTTAGTCTTTCTAATTGTTctgaaaaatattattattattattattttaaatttaaggttATACACAGTATGAATATTTAATgaagaaaatatattataattatcatCACCAATTATTGTTACTATTAACTATGAATGACAATGGATCAAGTATTCTTGAGTATCCAACCGAACCGTAATAAAACAAGAtttgataatatataattaaatttatgatgtGTTTGTATTTCAAGAATAACATTAATATCAGATTTAAATTTTACACGTTGAATATCCATTATCCAAATctgtatatataaataattaattaaatataaaatatatatttttataataatatttataaatctttatatattatattttaaataaatacaattcagatattttataaaattactaaattttcaaaatataaattattaataaaaaattgttatTTTCAGCTACCACTGATTGCTATTCCAGGGAACTTCTTACACGCACACTCATTCAATGAATAATTgacatattattaaaataattataaattctaGTACAAAACATGGTAGGTTCcactataaatataatttttttaatttccaattaatttggggtataaaataatttatacgcCTTGGTGCAATTAGGAATTTTTTATTATCCCAGCTTATAATTGATGtattaatgaatatataaattaaccATTGTAATTTTCACCACAAATAATGGTGATTGATCATTGATAGATGAATGTATAtatgttttgaaaaataattttatttttttaaataataaaatcattttCTCTAAAAGTGATTTAAACTTTTCTCTTAGcacaatatattttttatttattaattcttaaataattcgaacaaaatatatatatatatatatatatatatatatatataatatttttttgaaatttatattactaaaaatttttttttcttgaaataattaaatcctcaaactaaaattcataagttttaaaaatataaaatcaatATTCAAttcattgaaaaataaaattatagttaTAGGCATTGAATTAATTGAATTGGCTAGCTAGGTTCAAATATAAATagacatataaaatatttattaattaaaaaagaatattcaaaataaaattgaaCTTGCAATGAAAAAATTTTCATTatagttataaataaatttttcacatatatccatattaaaaaaaaaaagagctcctCCAAATTCAATAAAACTCATACCTAAATTATAAcgcccctcacctgtctacaatatagccgagcaaggtgtgctacattcagtgtcAGAGCACCCTATGTTATCCTGTCTTatactaaattaatttaattatattattttaagtgtaataattttttttatcacatcttatttttttgtggagacccagacagagtctcctctacTTTTATTAATTCATGGTGGGTGTCACtgtttacctgttaaaaacaaattATATCCATTTCATTTTTCATAAACCATGTCATATCATCACAATACTTAaaatcatttcaagtaaatacaatacttcatttcattcgtataaaatcaagtacaatatttacaattacCAAAATGAATTATATCGT encodes:
- the LOC131172110 gene encoding leucine-rich repeat receptor protein kinase HPCA1-like → MNPKILVFLLVASLQICSIAARTDIDDVAAVKALKGMWENTPPSWEGQDPCGDQWDGIKCINSRVNSIQLSSMGLKGQLSGYISDLQELQTIDLSYNKDLGGPLPTSIGSLKKLENLIMVGCGFFGPIPDSIGSLQQLVFFGQIPPSIGNLSQLFWLDLTDNKLEGPIPISTGTTPGLDMLIKTKHFHLGKNQLSGRIPPELFSSDMRLKHVLFDSNKLTGSIPSTLGLVQTLEVVRLDRNSLTGPVPSNLNKLTNVSDLFLSNNKLSGPLPNLTGMNILSYLDMSNNSFDASNFPPWISTLQSLTTLYWNKLRDRSQLIDLRNNLIAEYSPIPDKSKLK